A genome region from Panicum virgatum strain AP13 chromosome 4K, P.virgatum_v5, whole genome shotgun sequence includes the following:
- the LOC120702027 gene encoding xyloglucan endotransglucosylase/hydrolase protein 3-like — MASRVCPSLHLRLVVVAVLAGTVASFAGAAAVPAFDDSYEAQYGADGHHLINRVTEVNLILDRSSGAGLRSKSMYESGLFHMRMKIPSGNTAGVATTFYLISQPENGGHDEIDFEFLGDKAGRPVTLQTNLIIDGQSYREQRLRLWFDPAAAFHDYKILWNAYQLVMFVDDTPVRVLRNLTAAVPGYPFPSKPAMLIRGSIWDGSSWATDGGRAKVDWSGAPITAAFRGFDVDAACAVVVGDVTPPCDDNDTAALWWNGGEYEALSDAQRAAYEGVRNNSMVYDYCTDELRFNSRGPLECSYV; from the exons ATGGCGTCCAGGGTGTGCCCATCCCTTCACCtccgcctcgtcgtcgtcgccgtcctaGCCGGCACGGTCGCTAGCttcgcaggggcggcggcggtgccggcgtTCGACGACAGCTACGAGGCGCAGTATGGCGCGGATGGTCATCATCTGATCAACCGGGTCACGGAGGTTAACCTCATCCTCGATCGAAGCTCCG GCGCTGGGCTCCGGTCCAAGTCCATGTACGAGTCGGGGCTCTTCCACA TGAGAATGAAGATCCCCTCCGGGAACACGGCCGGAGTCGCCACAACCTTCTAC CTTATTTCGCAGCCGGAAAATGGTGGCCACGACGAAATCGACTTCGAGTTCTTGGGCGACAAGGCCGGCAGGCCCGTGACCCTCCAGACCAACCTCATCATCGACGGCCAGAGCTACAGGGAGCAGCGGCTGCGCCTGTGgttcgaccccgccgccgccttccacgACTACAAGATCCTCTGGAACGCCTACCAGCTCGT GATGTTCGTGGACGACACGCCGGTGCGGGTGCTCAGGAACCTGACGGCCGCCGTGCCGGGGTACCCGTTCCCGTCGAAGCCGGCGATGCTGATCCGCGGGAGCATTTGGGACGGCTCCAGCTGGGCGACGGACGGCGGCCGGGCCAAGGTGGACTGGTCCGGGGCTCCCATCACCGCGGCCTTCCGCGGCTTCGACGTCGACGCGGCCTGcgctgtcgtcgtcggcgacgtgACGCCGCCGTGCGACGACAACGACACGGCGGCCCTGTGGTGGAACGGTGGCGAGTACGAGGCCCTCTCCGACGCGCAGCGGGCGGCGTACGAGGGCGTCAGGAACAACAGCATGGTGTACGACTACTGCACGGACGAGCTCCGGTTCAACAGCCGTGGGCCGCTCGAGTGCAGCTACGTTTGA